Within the Mobula birostris isolate sMobBir1 chromosome 31, sMobBir1.hap1, whole genome shotgun sequence genome, the region ttgggccattcggcccatcaattctgctccatcattccatcatgattgatctttgttctcagccccattcttctgcctcctctccataacctttgatgtcctgattaatcaagaacccatcagcctcctctttaaatataccctccacagccatctgtggcaaagaattctattgattcaccaccttctggttaaagaattatctcctcatctctattgtaAATTCTGATCATCCTTCTTCAATACTGATAACCCTTTTTAATTCCagatttcaattttatttactgaAAATAAATTCTCTAATTTTGAACTGGCGCTTCAGTTCCTGTTTCCAGTTCACTAGAAGAGGCTTTTTTAGAAATCCAGTAACTTAGTTCCAGTACTATCAGGATATGGATGCATGCAGTTTGGCACCATCCTAGCAACTCCTAACATCACTTTCCTTCTGACTGAAAGTCCACAAGTAGGGTTGTTCTTGGATGAATAGATTACTGCAGATTCCTCCGGACAGTTAGTCAACCTGAGAATGGCCCACTATAACGGGTGGAAGCTAGCTACAAACGTGACACAGAGGCTGAAGTCATCTGAGGAAGCAACTATTTATATGGAAAGCCGAAACTTAAATATTCATACACTATATCGACCCTTTCCTTTAAAGCAGAAGATGCCAatttggggtccacggacccctcttAATCGTAAggctccgtggcataaaaaagttctgctttaaaaaaaaggaagagtTTCTTAATGAACAAGTTCTGAAATAAATTTACTTCTGTAGGTAAAGTACAATGCACTACTCGACATAAAGGGAACTGTATTACAGAACTTGTTCGTTAAGATCGACTTAACCCTCAACAAAACTTTAAGATTTCATCCATTTCTGCTTTGGGACGAAATTATCAGCTTTCCTTTGAGGGCATCTAGTTCACGCGGACCGGGAACGATCAGATTGTTGTTATAGAGCTCATTTGCTGATCCACAGTCTGCTCCTCTTTGGATGTTTCTTGTTCAGTGGCTGATCTGGAAAAACTTAAATTAAGACGAACTAGAGCTTTCTCCAAAGCATGTTGAAACTGCGAAGTAGAAAAATAGTAAATAATTGGATCGACCACACTGTTCAGATACGTTATAAACAACGTATTGTAAAAGATATTCGCTGCTGTGCGATACGACTTGCAGTCGGATAGACTTCTTAGTTTAGTCACCAAAACCGCAACCACAGCAACACTGGTGGGCAAGAAGCAAATGACAAAAACCGCAGCCACGGCTATCACAAGTTTCACAGTTCGCTTATATTTAGACCGCATTCCAACTTCCATCTGCCgtaatctgcagatgatggaggaCGTAGAGAACAGGATAACTGAAACTGGCAAAAGAAACttaaagaatataaaaataaagtcagTCCAAATTGCTGGGGGACTCAGAGCCTTGTTTATGCTGTAAGGCTCACAGTTTGTCACGTTGTGTTGTTCGAAGAGATGTTTGTCTATCAGCAAGTGCAAGCAAATAGCCAACGCTACAATCCACAGACCGCCTGCTATCATCACTGCACACCTTGTAGAGATCCTGTTTACCTTGTGGAGTGGATGGACCACCTTAAAGTAACGATCGATCGCTATAACCATGAGGAAAAAGACGCTGCCAATCCGGTTCAGGGAAATCATGAATATGTTCAGTCGACACAGTCCATCACCAAAAATCCAGTCCTTCCCTCGGATAAAATAATCAGCCCGAAAAGGTAGACAGCACACTAACAGAGTGTCCGCAATCAGGAGATTCAGTGAGTACACAATACTTGGTTTCCGCGACTTCACATGAACACAaaagatccacaaagcaatcgtATTTCCAGCAAGCCCGAGGATGAATGTGATGATAATTACGGGCGGATTGTAGGACGAGttaacatctttaccaggagcaCATTGCAGGGTCGAGTTCGCCATTGTGCGAAAAAGCGGTCACACAGTCAAGATGTTTCAGAGGGGAGCACACTCATTCGAAGCTGAACAACCTTATAAACTGGCCTTTTTCGAATGAGTTTGTTCCCCTGTGGGTGGAGTATATGGGCGGAGTGAAATAGTCAGAGCACCAATAAGTTGTGCGTTCAAATCACCAAGTTCCAGGAAAACTCGAAGCATCAGCATTTAAGTTGAGCAGCAAACAATGAAATAGATTTTGATTTTATCGCCAGGCTTAAAATTGTACAATACTTAGTTTTGTTGTTGAGTGCATGAATAATTTTACATTAAAATTAATCATGGGGtataattttaagctgattgcagggagggcaagttttttacgcagCGAGGTTGGGTGCGAGGAACACGCTGTCAggtttggtggtagaggcagatacattaggggcatttcagAAACTGTTAGCTAGGCACaaggatgataggaaaatggaggactctgcaggagggaagggttagtctGATCTCAAAGTAGGATAAATCTCAACACACAAGGTACTGTAATGATATACAGACCAAAAATAAGAGCAGTGTTGTAATATTAACCACCTCAAAGATCATTTCACTTCGTTATTAaagtcattcttgaaaaacttcCTGAcgacaattgaaatggaaaacgGAGAAAACTCCCAGCATGTCAACTTTGGAAAGCAAACAGAGCTTATGATTCCGTATGTAGGTCTTTCATTTTTCCGAGCAGGTTTTGAGTGCCTTCTGAAATGGATGCGCCTCTCTGAACATCACCTGATATCAGTGAACGTGATGTATTTAAACAACTGTTTATTATTTTAAGGAATTGTAATGCAGAAGTCCACCTACTTCCTCTAGTTTGGGGAAGTGATTTAGTGTAAATAACATGGTTGTtgaacagaatggtttaaaaatatCTGAGTGgatgaagatctatcctggtgtGCAATGGAGATGCAGCGGGACATGATGGGATCAGGGAAGAGGAAACAGTCAAAGCAGCAGAGGGCTTCAGAGGTATCACAGGCATCTGTGATCCCTTGGCTTGTAGGGAAGTAGTAGAAACAAACTGTGAGTTATAAAACTAATGCTGGAGGATAAATAGAGTCTTCTAAGGAAATATGTCAGGGATTCCTATGAGAAATGAAAGCCTGATGCTCAGTGGTGGGTCGTGATCCTGTTGGAAGTATGAGAAAGTGTCCAGGAGATGACATTCAGGAGAGAGTAATTTGCATGAGCACTGACACACTGCTCCTTGTCAGCAGGTTTGACGACAATCCAGGAGTCATTCTTATTGAAGAGTTGCAAATTCAGGTTCACTTGGTTAGGGTGAGCAAATTGA harbors:
- the LOC140190938 gene encoding hydroxycarboxylic acid receptor 2-like — translated: MANSTLQCAPGKDVNSSYNPPVIIITFILGLAGNTIALWIFCVHVKSRKPSIVYSLNLLIADTLLVCCLPFRADYFIRGKDWIFGDGLCRLNIFMISLNRIGSVFFLMVIAIDRYFKVVHPLHKVNRISTRCAVMIAGGLWIVALAICLHLLIDKHLFEQHNVTNCEPYSINKALSPPAIWTDFIFIFFKFLLPVSVILFSTSSIICRLRQMEVGMRSKYKRTVKLVIAVAAVFVICFLPTSVAVVAVLVTKLRSLSDCKSYRTAANIFYNTLFITYLNSVVDPIIYYFSTSQFQHALEKALVRLNLSFSRSATEQETSKEEQTVDQQMSSITTI